CGGCCGAGCATGGCGGTGACGACGTGTTCGATCGCCTCGTCGTGGCCCACGATCACCTCGGCGACGTTCGCCTCGATTTCGGCACAGAGGTCGGCGACCGTCGAAACGTCGAGGGCCGCTCGATCCGGGCTAGCGGTCTGCGTCGGCGGGTTCACGTCAGTCATGGTTCGTACACGTACGGAAAGCAGGGACCGGTCGAACCTCTCATCAGTACGTCAGTAGTGGCTCCGGACCATAGGCTTTGTGTCACGTTGCCCGAATGTCAGCTGTCGCTGCTCGCTTTGCGGGGCGTCGGCGCTACCAACTCACGGCACCGTTCACGTGGAGCGGCGCGTCTCGGGCCGAAACGGCATCGGATCCGAGACAGCCGTTGCTAGCCACGTAACAATCAGAGAACGATACCACTCCGTGAATTCGCCTTACAGGCGTTCGAGGTTCGTCGCTCGTGGGCCCTTCTCGGCCTCCTCGATGTCGAACTCGACTTCCTGTCCCTCCTCGAGATCAGGACCGCCGACGTCTTCCATGTGGAAGAACACGTCGTCGTCTGCGTCGTCGGTTTCGATGAATCCATAGCCGCCAGTGTCGTTGAAGAAGTCGACCGTACCTTTCGCCATTGCAAGTGTATCAATCCGCGACAGAGATATAAAGCTTCGGGAGTACACTCGCAGGCACCTCCAAGAGGACCCGGTCACACTCGCTGAGAGTGCCGATTACCAGGGTTTGCACGCTGGGCAGACGAAATCGCCTTCATCACGCCAAACGCGCTCGGTTTCGGTATCGCATCGACTGCAGGTGTACGTTCCCCAGGCGTACGTCGAGCGTGCGGTTTCGCCGTCCACGTCTGCGTCGCGCGTTTCGCGGACGCTGTGGTCGGTCGTCTCGTCGTCGACTGGCTCTCCGTCGTTGCTACCGTTATCCGGCGCTCGTTCGCCCGTCTCGACCTCGGTAGTCGAATTCGAGTTCGAGTTCGATCGCTGCTCGTCGGGATCTTCGTCAGTCCCCTCGCCCGAATCGAAATCCGAGAGCGTCGCGTCGTCGGTCACGTTCGAGGGTACGGCCGGCGGTGGCTTATATTGTCGGCTCTCTCTCCACCGGCGGGCGTCCGGCGATTCACCGTCACTGACCGCAGCCGATTCATCGGTACCGGGACCAGTGCCAGCGACGGCGGCAGCGAACGCTCCGGCAGCGGCCGCTCCGCAACGGTGGACCGGCACGGCCAAGTAGGATCGGTGACAACCCCCGTACATGGACACCGTCACACCGATGAACGTGATCGTCGATGACATCGTCGAGATGAACGAGTACTTTACCGACGTCGCGATGGGCGACGGACTCGCCCCGTTGCTCGTCCTGATAGGAACGGTCCTGGTCGTCTTCACGCTCGGCGTTTTCGGCGTTCTTACGCTCGGCGCAATCGGTAGCCTCTTCTCCTCGAGTTCGAGCTAACGCCTTCGGCCGACCGGATTCTCACTCGGACCGTCGGTTTTCGACGCTGTCGAGCGCCTCGCTCGCTCGTCGGACGGCGTCCTCGAGATCCGGCCCGAGCGGGGAGCCGACGACGATACCGTCGACGTACTCGAGCGCGGCTTCGAACCGGTCGGCGATGGTCTCGGTCGTCCCCGCGATACAGAAGGCGTCGATCATCGCCGGTGTGACGTGACCGAACGCCTCGTGCAGATTCCCCTGCTCTAAGGCGTCGCTGACCGCACTCGCAGCCTCGCGGTCGATATCGTGGCGCTCGAGGACGGGTTCGGCCGCCCCGCCGGCGATGAACGCGACGGGCGGCCGGGCCGCCTCGCGGGCCTCGGTTTCGTCGCCGGCGACGCTCACGCTAGCGAACGCGAGCGACTCGAATTCGCCGTCTCGCGAGTCGCTGCGCTCCTCGCTCGCTCGTTCCGAGGCGCTCTGCGCCTCGCGCTCCTCCAGCCCCTGCTCGATTTCGCCCGCGGCCCACTCGAGGTCCCGGGGATGTGCGGCGTTGATCAGCACGCCCTCGGCGTGTTTCGCGCTCATCCGAAGCATGTGCGGTCCCTGTGCGCCGACGTAGGTCGGGATCTCTTCCGAGGGCGGCTCGATGTTGAGCGACGCGTCCCGCGCGGTGAACGTCCCCTCGTGGGTCACCGTCTCGC
Above is a window of Natronorubrum tibetense GA33 DNA encoding:
- a CDS encoding cold-shock protein; the encoded protein is MAKGTVDFFNDTGGYGFIETDDADDDVFFHMEDVGGPDLEEGQEVEFDIEEAEKGPRATNLERL
- a CDS encoding DUF7573 domain-containing protein, with protein sequence MTDDATLSDFDSGEGTDEDPDEQRSNSNSNSTTEVETGERAPDNGSNDGEPVDDETTDHSVRETRDADVDGETARSTYAWGTYTCSRCDTETERVWRDEGDFVCPACKPW
- a CDS encoding 5,10-methylenetetrahydromethanopterin reductase; amino-acid sequence: MTKNTTPTDGATRAIELTPEHPTERVAELAALAEDEGFDIAFASSHYFNRDPFVALSRMADATDELRLGPGVVNPYESHPVKLAAQTATIDEVSDGRAVFGVGAGDRSSLANLGIERDSPLRRVLETFKLAQDLWDGETVTHEGTFTARDASLNIEPPSEEIPTYVGAQGPHMLRMSAKHAEGVLINAAHPRDLEWAAGEIEQGLEEREAQSASERASEERSDSRDGEFESLAFASVSVAGDETEAREAARPPVAFIAGGAAEPVLERHDIDREAASAVSDALEQGNLHEAFGHVTPAMIDAFCIAGTTETIADRFEAALEYVDGIVVGSPLGPDLEDAVRRASEALDSVENRRSE